A window of Fimbriimonadia bacterium contains these coding sequences:
- a CDS encoding HAD family hydrolase: protein MAPIRAVFFDLDDTLCNYMEVARESRKEVFRNLAAERPELSADALYRAWKEEFKQMLPEVRPGGAWRSKYLVSGATTRTEVMRRVLARFGIEDQRLAARMSDEYNAGRLARLRLFPDAEEVLDKLSKRFPLGLITNGPADSQREEIAALGIRKWFPNIFIEGEFGVGKPDPAIFHAAAGSVRVRPEELLFVGNALEHDIRGARRAGLQTCWLTSEEVDPDEADYVADSLTEIAAWIDERTHAE from the coding sequence ATGGCACCAATCCGAGCGGTCTTCTTCGACCTGGACGACACGCTGTGCAACTACATGGAGGTTGCGCGCGAGTCGCGCAAGGAGGTCTTTCGCAACCTCGCTGCCGAGCGTCCGGAGTTGTCCGCAGATGCCCTGTACCGCGCCTGGAAAGAGGAGTTCAAGCAGATGCTGCCGGAGGTGCGTCCGGGCGGGGCGTGGCGCTCCAAGTATTTGGTGTCGGGTGCAACCACGCGGACCGAAGTGATGCGCCGAGTCCTCGCACGCTTCGGCATCGAAGACCAGCGCCTGGCTGCTCGCATGTCCGACGAGTACAACGCGGGGCGGCTGGCCCGCCTTCGCCTGTTTCCGGACGCCGAGGAGGTCCTGGACAAGCTGTCCAAACGCTTCCCCTTGGGCCTAATCACCAACGGCCCAGCGGACAGCCAGCGTGAGGAGATCGCCGCGCTGGGCATCCGAAAGTGGTTCCCGAACATCTTCATCGAGGGCGAGTTCGGCGTGGGCAAACCCGACCCGGCCATCTTCCACGCCGCGGCAGGGAGCGTGCGGGTGCGGCCGGAAGAGCTTCTTTTCGTCGGGAATGCGTTGGAGCACGACATCCGCGGCGCGAGGCGCGCAGGGCTGCAGACCTGCTGGCTGACCTCGGAGGAGGTGGACCCGGACGAGGCGGATTACGTGGCAGACTCTCTTACCGAGATAGCGGCATGGATTGACGAGCGGACGCACGCCGAATGA